The following DNA comes from Picosynechococcus sp. PCC 7003.
TGATGCCTCCATTGCGATGAAATTTGGCCATGTGTGTCGGGGCGCTTGCCTGAGCTTTCCCACAGAAAATACCCATGGCTACGAGATTGCTCACATTGGGGCGATCGCCCACTGCATTGATATTTTGTTCGCCTACTGTCAGCACCCGAAAAGTCGAGCTTAACGAAAGACCTGATCAATGGCGATCGCAAAATCGGGTAACAAAGGAGAAGTGAGAGAATCATTCCCCAGTAGCGTACAGACCAACTCCAACTGTGCCTGATTCCGGCGATAGACCTCAATGGTTTTCAGTCGCCAATCCACCACCCAATACTCCTGTACCCCATAGAGCGAATACAGTTTACGCTTTGCCTCTTTATCCCGCTGTTCATTCAGTTTGCCCACCGAGAGAATTTTGATCATCAGTTCCGGCGCAACGGTAAAATGCCCAGCCTCATCCACATCCGTTTCGAGACGGG
Coding sequences within:
- a CDS encoding Uma2 family endonuclease, giving the protein MVANAVRWTVQDLEAMPDDGGWKRYEIIDGELIVTRAPHIFHQDAAGNLYFELVQWSRKSQLGKAFNTPGVIFSPNDGVIPDVVWVSNARLETDVDEAGHFTVAPELMIKILSVGKLNEQRDKEAKRKLYSLYGVQEYWVVDWRLKTIEVYRRNQAQLELVCTLLGNDSLTSPLLPDFAIAIDQVFR